AACCCGCTCACGGCAAATCCAAGTCTGGTATTATCGACTGTGCTTACAGAGACAGGACGGGCTTTTGTGAACCTTGGATATCAGGATGTTGCCGGTATTGTGCAGCATACCCAGAAGGATGGATGGAGCGGAGGGCATAACGACTATGATTGGGGGCAAGAAAACAGCTGGTCGGGTTACTATGACATTTTGCGGAATAACCAGTATGTATACGAACGCTCTGTTGAGCTCAAATATGAACTTCACCAGGGAATTGCGTTGGTCATCAAATCCATGATTTTTGGACTGATAGCGGATCTTTGGGGAGACGCACCCTATACCAATGCATTGAAAGCAGCCCAGGGTGGCACAGAAAACACATTTCCTGCTTTCGACTCTCAGGAAAGTATTTATATGGGAATCCTGGATGATCTTGAGAAAGCAAACGTGTTGCTTTCCAAAAACGCCGCTGAGTATGCTGCTGTGGGTAATTCAGATGTATATTATCAGGGAAATCCGGCTAAGTGGCGGAAGCTTGCCAATTCTTTGAAGCTGCGCTACTACATGCGGATGTCGGTGAAAAAAGCAGATTTCGCGAAAGCCGGAATAGAGACAATTGTTGCGAACCCAACCCAATATCCAATCATTACAGCAGCGGCAGACGATGCCACTATGGCCTATGCGGGCAATAGTTCGGCGGATTCCTGGCCGGGCGCAGTGCGTTTTGATCCGGATTCCACTAATTACCGCCGCATTAAAATGTGCGCCACTTTTGTTGAGTATCTGCAAGCTGGTAATGATCCACGTCTGGGTGTTTTTGCAAATAAAGTTCAGATCCCTCTGGTGGTTGATTCCTCATTGCCAAAGGGGACCGACCGGATCACAAATGGAAAACGCTACCTGTCTCCCGATAAAGTTACCGGCGCAATTGATACCGATCAGGAGTATGTTGGTCTGCCGGTTTCATTGCTTGGAGGTGCATCTTACAACATGAGCCCTACGGCGGCACAGGGCGCCAGAAATCCGCATGTATCCTGGCTCAACAGTATGTATATGCAGCCAACAGGCGCCTTGCTCAAATCAAGACTGATGTCTGCTGCGGAGGTGAATTTTATTCTGGCGGAAGCAGCACAGAAAGGCTGGGCAGCGGGCGATGCGAAAACCAATTATGAGGCTGCTATTCAGGCGTCTTTCACAACATGGGGGGTAGCCGGCGCACTTCCTGCGTATCTGGCGCAGCCGTTGGTTGCCTACAACGGGACCTTGAGACAAATTATCGAGCAAAAGTGGATAGCGAGCTGGACAGCTGCCACAGAAGCATGGTTTGATTACAGGAGGACCGGCTTTCCGGAACTGAAAACCGGGCCGCAAAGCAAAAGAGCCGCTTTACCCCTGCGTTTTTATTATATGCTTGATGAAAGGAACCTCAATAAAGCCAATGCTGATAATGCCATTAGCAAACTGGAGGTAACCAAATATTCAGAAGCGGATGGTAAGAACAGCGCATGGTCGAAGCCCTGGTTGTTGCAGGGGACAACCAAACCCTGGTAGTCGATCAGACCTGATCAGCATACCCGGTTTGCGTAAATACTAAGAATTACTTATTTCGACCGGTCGGGGGGCCGACCGGCTATATTAAATGTTAAACATCAATATTGAACCAATGATTAGAATGAAAAAAAGTATTGCAATTGTCCTGCTGTGTGTGCAAGCAGCAATTCTTACCGCGAAGGCTCAAACTCGGATCACTCCTGAAACCGCTCTTGAAAGCTATCTCAATAATGGAGATAAGTCCTTAAAGTGGGAGCTGAAAGACCAATACACAAAGAATGATCAAACCATTTACAACATATTACTTACCTCTCAGAAATGGCGTGAGTTCACCTGGACACATCAGCTCACAGTGATTGTTCCGAAAGAAAACAAGCACGATGGCGCGTTGCTTTTTATTACAGGAGGTTCCAATAAAAATGAGCTTCCCAACTGGGACAGCAAAAAGGACGATAAACTCATTGAATCACTTGCTGGCGTTGCTGCCGCTAACAATTCTATGGTGGTGCAATTGAAGCAGACCCCCAATCAGCCGTTTTTTGATGATCTTACAGAAGATGCCTTGATATCGTATACGCTCCATAATTTCAAAAAAGACAAAGACTATACCTGGCCGCTGTTGTTCCCTATGGTGAAAAGTGCAGTGAGGGCGATGGACGTGGTCCAGGAGTTTTCAAAACAGAAACTCGACCATGAGGTTAAAAAATTTGTGGTTTCAGGGGCCTCCAAACGGGGCTGGACTACCTGGCTTACCGGTGCGAGTGACAAGCGTGTTGCAGCGATAGCCCCTATGGTAATCGACATTTTGAATATGCCGGTCAGCCTGGACTACCAGGTCGAATCCTGGGGTGATTACAGTGTGCAGATTGAAGATTACGTAAAACTGGGTATTCCGCAATCTACCGGAACCGAGGATGGCAAAGCGATTACGACGATGATCGACCCGTACTCCTACCGCGCAAAACTGACAATGCCGAAATTGATTTTTATGGGAACGAATGATGAGTATTGGGTAACCGATAATATTAAAAACTACCTTAAAAACATTCCTGGCATTAATAGTCTTCATTACGTACCCAATGCAGGGCATGATCTTGGTGGGGGCAAGCAGGCTATGGAGGCATTGAGTGCATTTTATGGCGCTGCATTAAACAAAACACCTTTTACCGTTTGTGAATGGAAACAGTCTGTGAGTGAAAAGAATATCAAGCTCGATATCACGGCAACGTCGGATGCGCTTATAGACGTGATTTTATGGTCGGCCAACTCACCGGACCAGGACCTGAGAAACGACACCTGGACAGGCAGAAGTCTTGGAATTAAAAATAAATCCAGCATACAGGTCACCGAACCTCTTCCTAAAACCGGGTTCAAGGCCATTTATGTTGATTTGAAATATAAAAACAAAGCAGGAGCCATCTACACCGAAAGTACCCGGGTGTTTCTCGCTAACGAGGATACTGTTTTGTGAGGTCAGATACCACTGCGAACATCTCCGAACAGGCGTCCCAGATCCAAGTGCCTTTGTGCTTTTTTAGTCATTTGAAATCAATCAATAATTAGTCGCCTGCGTCTAAATGCAGTATGGGAAAAGGCTTTCCACTGGGATCCAGTGGAGAGCGACCAACTACCTGAAAGCCCATTTTTAGATAAAACTGAAAAGCTCCCTGATTATCTTCATTGACATCAACCTTTGAGGCCCGGAGCTCTTTCATCGCAAACCGGCAGAGTGCCTGGCCAATGCCTTTTCCAAAATCAGATGGTTGCACAAAAAGCATTTCGATCTTACCTGCCACGGTCCCTATAAACCCGGCAAGTATGCCGGATTCGTGATGAATCCCGTATAGATCAAGCATAGGTAAGTAGTTGCTGAAAATCAATGGTTTGTAAAATTGTATGTCAGCCTCGGAAAGAAAATGATGGCTGGCCCGAACTGATGCCTCCCAAACGGAAGTCACTTCGGTAAAATCATTTTCGGAAAGTGGTATAATCTGTAATTGCATGTGAATAAAATAGGTAATTATCTGAACATAAGAAACTGGTATGGGCTTGCCGCATTAAATCCGACAGTTATTTATGAGGATTTGTGATGTATAAGCGGCGCAAGCTCAGTTTCATCTTCATGACCAGCTCATTCCACCCGATAATCCGGTCGTTTTCATCGGTTCCTTCTTTGTTTACCATTCTAAAATCCGTTACTTCCCGACAAATGCCCGCACCGCATTAACAAACGCTGTCGTTTCAGTAATAAACGGTTCATGCCAGGATTGGTCAAATGTGACCTGGGTTACCTGCGTATTTTTCAGTAATTCCTTACTCTCCAACCCGATTTCAAATGGCACAATACCGTCTTTTACACCCCAGAATAGGCCGACCGGAATTCTCACATTTTGTAACAGCTTTCCCTTTTCAAATGTCCGGCTTTCAATATCGCCATAGTATCCGTAGGCTTTGCTATGGGTGAATTGCGCGAGCGCAGTGTTAGGCGAACCAAATGCGTAATGAATAACATATTTCTTGTCCGAATACAACGAAACCGGGTTGCCGTCCAGCTTGTGCATCCAGCGGTAAATGCCTTCCCAGTCCACAGTTCCCGTATTTTGCGGCGTCACCGGATTGGCTGTCAGAAAACCTTCGGCTTCCTTGTTGCCTTTTTCTTTGGCCTGTTTCAATGCCCACTCACGCACCTGATAAATCCAGCGGTAGTAGGAAAACATGCCATTGACCATCATCGCCCCGGCAACCTGCTGCTGGTTATTGCCCGTTGTCAAATATTGCCATGCCAGCTCCACGCCGAAGCTATGTGCAAGTAAATAGACCTGTGCATTCGGATATTGTTTTTTCAATAACTTGACAATCAGTTCTATATCTTCTCCAAACTGCGCATATCGCAAAGTTGCAGGATCGACTTTGCCCGAAGATGCGCCCGCTACGCGCTGGTCCCAATAAGCCATCATGACGTCTTCTTCCAGTCCTTTCAGATAATAGCGGTAACACATCGCGCAGTCGCCCGGGCCGCCTTGTACGAAGAGTACGATTTTATTGGGCTGACTGTTTCCTTTGATCCAAATCGGCATATCAGCGCCCTTGTGGCGCAGGAAAAGCGTGGCGTCTTCATGCGGCAGCGCATCCTTTTCTTTGCAGCTGATCAGGCCGACAATCGAGCATATCATGAATAGCTTTGTAAATAGTCTCATCGTTTTTTTAGTGGAATTAAAGTACCGGCTTCAAGTGCGAAGCGCATCAGATTGGAAGTATTGTAGGGCCGCTGCTGCATGACATTCAGTCTTACATACCAGGCTAGCGGGAGGTTTTTGCGGATTGATAAATCGTGGCCGACACCCAATGATAACGTAGGCAAAAATGCATTTCCGCCCGCAAAACGAAGCCGGTTAAAATCGCCATCGGCGGTAGCTTCAAAAGTTTTACCTTCCAGAAAATAGCGGAAGTATGCCGGAGAAAGCGCAAATTCAAAGAGCGCGCCTCTTTTTCCGATCCGTCGAAAACCGATTTCCGGCGAGACGATCACACCGATGTGATTTTGAGGATGTCTGTATCCGGCAATGCCGAGCGAACCGTAGAGCATCCGTTTTGCATTGCCGGCAGAGACGGACGTTCCGATTGGCATTTCATAAGCGCCGCGAAGGCCATAATGCGTGACCGTTTCGCCAAAGTATGCGAGGCGCAGCGATTGGGCAGTGAGGGCATTGGGGGCTGCAAGTACAAGCGCGAGCCAGAAAAAATTGTATTTCATAGTTTTAATTAATTATGCGGATAATGATTTGCCCGTCGGGTGACCGCCTTCCATTTGCTCATGCGCAGAAGCGGGCGCTTCCGTTGGGTAAAACTTTTTGACATACGGAGTCGTAATATGCAGTCTTCAACCAGCTTAGTATCAGCCTGGCCACTGTCCTGGCTCAGATCCGCTACCTTAGACCCTTTTACAATATTTTGTTTATGAGTAACATTGCATTTGAAAATGCAGCAGGGCAATTCTCAGTTGCAATTGCGTTTGCAATGGTACAAAGGTGGCGGAAGGGCAGAGGCATAAGAATGATAAGCTATTCCAAATGCACGGATAGGACGATGAATTGTATGTATTGACTTCCGAATTGATGAACCGAGACGAACTGACACCATGCAACTTCCTCCAACACCGGCGCTGGCACATCTGATCAAACATTTCCTGATCATTGACATCGACAACCTGCCCAACCGAAGCCTGAGGATGTTTTCAGATGGCAACACCGGGATTGTTTTTAATTACAAAGATCCTATTCTTTTCCGGCCACATGACAAGCCCGCTGCCTTGCTTCCATCCAGCTTTTTATATGGGCCATTTCATCATTTTCAGGATCTGACGGCCACCGGTCGGATCGGGGTGTTGGTTGCGGTTTTTCATCCTTTTGCCATTACTCCCACGGTGAAAATACCGGCTAATGATCTGATCGATCAGGTTGTGGATCTGGACGCAATCTATCACCAGCAGGGCCGGGACATTTTGGAACAGATAAGTTATGCTTCCGATAGCTTTGCCAAGATTGCGGTTGTAGAAGATTTCTTTCTGAAAAGGCTGTCTGATCTCAAGCCGCCAAGCAGCGACGCTTTTCATGCAGTGCGGTTGATTCAGGAGCATAACGGCAATGTGCCGGTCAATGCGCTTTTGTCGTCTCTCCAAATAAGTGAACGGAAGCTGGAGCGTGTTTTTCAGGATAATGTAGGATATTCTCCCAAACGGTTTGCGGGCATAACCAGGGTTCAGTATTTCCTCAAACTGCTTCGCCGAGACCGGCCTGCAAACTACACGGGCCTGGTATACGATGCCGGTTTTTACGATCAGGCACATTTGATCAGGACTATGAAAAGCATTTCCGGAATAACGCCCGGCGAATATTTAGACCAGCCCAACTTGCTCGCCGCTAACTTTCTGGAAATTTCCCTGTGATCTCCGGCGTTTGTCGGATTTGTACAATCCGGGGAATTTGAATGCGCGTAGCTTTGGGCCATTCATAAAAATTCAAAAAACCATGGAAAATCTGAAAGTTGCCACTGCACAATTTGAAAACCGCAGCGGGGACAAAACCTACAACCTTGGAATGATCAATGCGCTTTCCGGCCAGGCTGCAAAGGAAG
This Dyadobacter sp. UC 10 DNA region includes the following protein-coding sequences:
- a CDS encoding SusD/RagB family nutrient-binding outer membrane lipoprotein: MKHLRIKSIVLAIMGIFMVSSCKDITELNDNPNGVNPLTANPSLVLSTVLTETGRAFVNLGYQDVAGIVQHTQKDGWSGGHNDYDWGQENSWSGYYDILRNNQYVYERSVELKYELHQGIALVIKSMIFGLIADLWGDAPYTNALKAAQGGTENTFPAFDSQESIYMGILDDLEKANVLLSKNAAEYAAVGNSDVYYQGNPAKWRKLANSLKLRYYMRMSVKKADFAKAGIETIVANPTQYPIITAAADDATMAYAGNSSADSWPGAVRFDPDSTNYRRIKMCATFVEYLQAGNDPRLGVFANKVQIPLVVDSSLPKGTDRITNGKRYLSPDKVTGAIDTDQEYVGLPVSLLGGASYNMSPTAAQGARNPHVSWLNSMYMQPTGALLKSRLMSAAEVNFILAEAAQKGWAAGDAKTNYEAAIQASFTTWGVAGALPAYLAQPLVAYNGTLRQIIEQKWIASWTAATEAWFDYRRTGFPELKTGPQSKRAALPLRFYYMLDERNLNKANADNAISKLEVTKYSEADGKNSAWSKPWLLQGTTKPW
- a CDS encoding PhoPQ-activated pathogenicity-related family protein → MKKSIAIVLLCVQAAILTAKAQTRITPETALESYLNNGDKSLKWELKDQYTKNDQTIYNILLTSQKWREFTWTHQLTVIVPKENKHDGALLFITGGSNKNELPNWDSKKDDKLIESLAGVAAANNSMVVQLKQTPNQPFFDDLTEDALISYTLHNFKKDKDYTWPLLFPMVKSAVRAMDVVQEFSKQKLDHEVKKFVVSGASKRGWTTWLTGASDKRVAAIAPMVIDILNMPVSLDYQVESWGDYSVQIEDYVKLGIPQSTGTEDGKAITTMIDPYSYRAKLTMPKLIFMGTNDEYWVTDNIKNYLKNIPGINSLHYVPNAGHDLGGGKQAMEALSAFYGAALNKTPFTVCEWKQSVSEKNIKLDITATSDALIDVILWSANSPDQDLRNDTWTGRSLGIKNKSSIQVTEPLPKTGFKAIYVDLKYKNKAGAIYTESTRVFLANEDTVL
- a CDS encoding GNAT family N-acetyltransferase, whose translation is MQLQIIPLSENDFTEVTSVWEASVRASHHFLSEADIQFYKPLIFSNYLPMLDLYGIHHESGILAGFIGTVAGKIEMLFVQPSDFGKGIGQALCRFAMKELRASKVDVNEDNQGAFQFYLKMGFQVVGRSPLDPSGKPFPILHLDAGD
- a CDS encoding alpha/beta fold hydrolase yields the protein MRLFTKLFMICSIVGLISCKEKDALPHEDATLFLRHKGADMPIWIKGNSQPNKIVLFVQGGPGDCAMCYRYYLKGLEEDVMMAYWDQRVAGASSGKVDPATLRYAQFGEDIELIVKLLKKQYPNAQVYLLAHSFGVELAWQYLTTGNNQQQVAGAMMVNGMFSYYRWIYQVREWALKQAKEKGNKEAEGFLTANPVTPQNTGTVDWEGIYRWMHKLDGNPVSLYSDKKYVIHYAFGSPNTALAQFTHSKAYGYYGDIESRTFEKGKLLQNVRIPVGLFWGVKDGIVPFEIGLESKELLKNTQVTQVTFDQSWHEPFITETTAFVNAVRAFVGK
- a CDS encoding AraC family transcriptional regulator, which encodes MQLPPTPALAHLIKHFLIIDIDNLPNRSLRMFSDGNTGIVFNYKDPILFRPHDKPAALLPSSFLYGPFHHFQDLTATGRIGVLVAVFHPFAITPTVKIPANDLIDQVVDLDAIYHQQGRDILEQISYASDSFAKIAVVEDFFLKRLSDLKPPSSDAFHAVRLIQEHNGNVPVNALLSSLQISERKLERVFQDNVGYSPKRFAGITRVQYFLKLLRRDRPANYTGLVYDAGFYDQAHLIRTMKSISGITPGEYLDQPNLLAANFLEISL